From a region of the Pseudomonadota bacterium genome:
- a CDS encoding DUF3300 domain-containing protein — MFIAVLIVMIGLLSGRVRAASSQALGAEQLDQLVAPIALFPDNLLTQVLMASAYPLEIVEADRWVQAHPEMRADARASMLAQQTWDPSVTSLTAFPDVLHQLSMNLEWTQALGEAFLASQRQVLEAVQRMRARASDAGTLQSTAQESVAMVDGAIAIAPATPEIVYVPQYNPTQVYGAWAPPYWYWPSVMAPWPGCEGSFVSFGIGVAAGAFMFGGCGWRGYTVWVNPR; from the coding sequence TTGTTCATCGCTGTGCTCATCGTGATGATCGGATTGCTCTCAGGGCGCGTCCGTGCGGCGAGCAGCCAGGCCCTGGGTGCGGAGCAGCTCGATCAGCTCGTCGCACCCATCGCGCTCTTTCCGGACAACCTGCTCACCCAGGTGCTCATGGCGTCGGCGTATCCCCTCGAGATCGTCGAGGCCGATCGCTGGGTTCAGGCGCATCCCGAGATGCGTGCAGATGCGCGCGCGAGCATGCTTGCGCAGCAGACCTGGGACCCGAGCGTCACCTCGCTCACCGCGTTCCCAGATGTGCTGCATCAGCTGTCAATGAATCTCGAGTGGACCCAGGCCCTGGGCGAGGCCTTCCTCGCCAGCCAACGTCAGGTGCTTGAGGCGGTGCAGCGCATGCGTGCGCGGGCGAGTGATGCGGGGACCCTTCAGAGCACAGCCCAGGAATCTGTCGCAATGGTCGACGGCGCCATTGCGATCGCCCCCGCGACTCCAGAGATCGTCTACGTTCCTCAGTACAATCCCACGCAGGTATACGGCGCCTGGGCCCCACCGTACTGGTACTGGCCGTCGGTGATGGCGCCGTGGCCGGGCTGTGAGGGGTCGTTCGTCTCGTTTGGCATTGGTGTGGCGGCGGGGGCCTTCATGTTCGGCGGCTGCGGTTGGAGAGGGTATACCGTCTGGGTGAATCCGCG
- a CDS encoding DUF962 domain-containing protein, translated as MPQFDSFEAFWPYYLQEHSRVATRASHFVGTTAVVAAAAYAVARRRPRLLALLPLLGYGPAWVSHVVVERNRPATFQHPWWSLRADFRMWRRMMAGDLWDEDGRGSSI; from the coding sequence ATGCCGCAGTTTGACAGCTTTGAGGCATTCTGGCCCTATTATCTGCAAGAGCACAGCCGCGTCGCCACGCGGGCCTCTCACTTCGTGGGCACCACGGCGGTGGTGGCTGCCGCCGCCTATGCCGTCGCACGTCGCCGCCCCAGGCTTCTCGCTTTGCTACCGCTGCTGGGCTACGGTCCCGCGTGGGTATCCCATGTAGTGGTGGAGCGAAACCGCCCTGCCACATTCCAGCACCCGTGGTGGTCGCTGCGTGCCGACTTTCGCATGTGGCGTCGCATGATGGCGGGCGATCTCTGGGACGAGGACGGGCGGGGCTCGTCTATCTGA